GGCGTTTTCCCCACCGATATAATCGGCATGCAAACTCAAAAGAGCCTGTGCTGGCGACATACGCGAAGATCTCGAGTCCAAGAGCGTCATGAAATAGTCAAACATGTTTCTCATAGAATCTCTCTGGAACCCAAActtgttggtcaagtcaatgaagatatcttcaatgtgCTCAACCTTGATTGGAGCCTGTGGGTCAGCTGACCAGGCAGGATAAGGCAAGTTCGACGACATCTGAAACTGTGTTGGATCATAGCCTTGACCCTGGCCGCCGTATATAGGTGTGGAGGCACCAGACGATCTTGGGTCACCGCCATAGCTCATCTGAGAAGGCGTATATTGAGTTCCATATTGGTCGTAGCCAGGAGTGCCTGGGGTTTGACCACCATAGctgaaatcagaaaaggCTTCTGGATCAGCATTGTAGCCTCCCTGAGGATGCATTGGCTGGCCGCCATATGGAGCTCCGTTAGGATCCTGGTAGCCTTCCATGTCATATGGCTGCTGATGGTACTGAGAGTTTGGATCATAGAAATCCTGCTGTTGCTGACCTTCATCGTAGGGCTGTTGTTGGTAGTATCCGTCACCAGCAGGAGCGCCCTGCTGGTTGGGATCATAATAATTATGATTATTATCGCTATACGACATCTGAAAAAAGGGTTAGTACTGAAAAATGAGAAAAATCAAGGAAATGGTGAAAGTTTCAGTTTGTTTCTGTTAGATTAGATAAATATCTGAGACAAGCGAAGGAATGAGGTCAGATTAGACAAAAAAGCGAACGTGGCAGCAGAAATTGTAGTAATAGTAGCAGCTGAATAGAGCTAACGATAAAGCTAGTAGGATATAGCCAGAATGGTACTGGATTGATATCTATGGTGCTTTATCAGCTAGAACTGGCGCAGAACACTTCGTCTTTATTACCAGTGTCAGACTCAAGTTCAAGACTaaggaaagaaaaacagCAGTGGCACTTAATCAAAAAATTCACACGATTTCTAAATGATATTTATGAAAAAGTCTCGAGTGTGAAGTGTGATTTTGTGTCTGATTTGAGCGATGTTCTCTCCGAAATTGTCTGTCTCATTTCAGTAAAGTCGTTTGCTAAACGGGACTAAAAAATAAAGCAGAACacgaaaaagaaattcGCCCACCACCGCGCCGCGGGATAAAAATAGACCGACGTAATCCTCAGGCTGCTCGGTGTAAATCAGGGCCCATTCACTTCTCGCCGACCAGAACGTCCATCACTTTCAACGGGAATTTCACTGATATTTGACTAGCTTCTAGATTCCGGTTTCTGCTAATACTTGGCAAGAACTGGGAACACTGCTAGTCATCAGTAGCTACATCCTTCGGCTTCGATGTCTGCTCTCCGGCGCTGAAATCTGTGTAAAAAACTGGTCGTGCGTCGCACAAAGTTACCACAATCTTTACTTACACGAGTGATGAGCTTATCTGTGCCGGTTTTGATCCGAAGAAAAAGTAGCCGAGTCTTCCCTGTCCGAGGAATGGCAAGCCACTGGCGTCCGCTATCTGTTCGTTGTCGCTGTTTGATACTGGCAGCACAAACTCACATTCTCGAACGAATCTCATCGGCTGCCGGCCGGCAGCTGCAATCCCTCGAGTGCTCACGTGACGATTGTTCCTATTGTCAATTTTAGGTCGTTTCAGGGTAATCGTGCGCCGACCAGATCAAGTCGAGACGCCTGTTCGGGCTGTGTCCTGTCTGCAGGAGGCCCATTGATTTACGCCAAAAGACACCAACTCACAGAAAGACAAAAACACATGGACACGGTCTGATTGGATGGCTACACGGCCCTAAGCATAGAAATTGATGGAGACAAAAggacttcaagatctgCAGTATGTGTGAGAGGAAACAGAGTTCTTTTCGGGCGAGAAACGGGATTCTGGAGACATTTCACGGGAAAATTGAAGTTCTCAGCAGCCTAGCGGCGGATTTTGTTCGCGTTTTGGGGAAACTGAAACTGGGTAGAGGGTGGGATACATACCTTAATCTATAATTGCTATTCGACGATGTAGCACAACGATAATGATGGCCAACAgtgaagaacagaagaaaaagacttGACAATCAAAAgttttgaaaatgaaaatccGACACAACTGTCAGAATTCTCAGGGGACACAATGTGTTTGGTATTTATTGAAGCTGGGATTGGGTGCACCTGCATGTATGGCGCGCcgacagaagaaaattttTGGAGCGACACGAGAACGCGACTATGAAAACCAGAAGTTGCAGCGGCGGTCTGCAGGCGGTGTGTTTTGAGGTATAATTATAGATATCCGGATGTGGCAGGGGCTGGGTAAAGCAGGTGTTGTGTTGGCAAGATAAGGTTGGTGTATTATTAATGGAGCGCTGTAGGCTGCGGGTCGGAAGTGGCAAATAGAGTAATGCTAAATAATTGCTACGAAAATAACAGATATTTACTGGAATAATAGGCAAAAATGGGCTTTTCCTTTCCACCAAAAAGCTATGCAGAATGTGCAGTGAAACTGGAGACAATTCTATAGCACAAGTTCTACAAAGAGTTTCTTATCCACGAAGGCTGTATTGTATGGCATGTACGAGAGATTTTTGTGTGCAAGTGCTGGTCTGATTTGATATGGTATGGTATCTACTGCTGTTTCGGAACAATCACTATCAAATGTGATTCATATTCACATGTACCATGTACAAACGTCCAAACTTACAAACGTACCATGTACACATTGTATATTTTGTAGTGCTTCAATTCAGTGCCTAAACTCTAGTCTATTTGCAACCATATATTGATATGGGCTAACTAAGACAATACCAATCTTTCGTACTGtacttttgaatttcaCACTCATTGTATACATTTCCACATCTTTCAGTGCTTCTGAATCTCAAGCTCTGCCGATTATTCCAGATCCAAAAACCCCTGGTTAAATCCGACAAGTTGTCCGTTACTTGTTGGTATTTTCAAACGCGAACATTCACTTTGTTCGTTTCAGTTCCTTCAGCCTCCTCTTTCCTGGTCTTTGAAGGTGATACCACATCGGCAATCTCGGTGTTTCCAGCTCTTGACTTGCTCGCGTTCTCGCGTATGCTCGGTAAACTCTTCATCCGTTTCAACTGCTCTTCCTGGGGCTTCTCTTGGTGTGCTGATGATCACTAGTATAGACGTATTTTCTGCAACGCTGCCTGTATTCAGTTTTTCCCTTTACTAAAAGCCCAGAATTCCCATACCACCTGTATTTCtttctggttctttctCTATATAGCACTATCGCTACAATTCTACAGCTACAGGCtcactttcttccaacttccTTATCACTGTTACTTCTAGTATAGCTGCTACTATCACACTGACTAAGCTCAGGGGCCCCTTCTCCTGCCTCCCTTCCCTACCAGGACTCAAACGCGACTTTAGCTCCTGTCACAGACTGCAGCATCAACATCTATATCGTCCGGTCTTCTCCTCGCAACCGTCTCCTGCATAACGCGCGACATTCTCATGCTCCTGTTCTGTTTCCATACATTGCGCCAATGTCGCTGAATTTGCCCATTACTATGCCCTTTTAGGGCGTGTCTCATCTCATCACAGGAGGAAGATCTCTGCCGCAGTACCAGATCAAATCccaaatttttcactcatCCCGAAGCTTCCATATTTTCAACTCTTTTGTTGAGATCCTTTCTGGCGAGTACTCTTCATTTTTGGTCGAATTTCCTTTACTTTCGTTCGGCTTTAGTGTTACTTGTGAACGCCTAATACAGACGTCTCCCGTTTTGGAAGCTTTTCATGTAGCATTAACTGATATATGTGCTGGGTTTTCTGTATACTTCACGGTAGATTATTGTAATGTAGTTAACTTGACTTTTATCATATATTGTGGAGTGGCAATACTCAAGATTTTACAATGCGCCGTAGTGGTACATCTCTATAGTTCTAGTCCCATTTTACAGGAGACATTTCTACTCTGTTATATTTTGAATTGTGGTCTGGACACCTGCAATGCTACATTATTTATATAGATGGTAGAGTGTAGTAGACTGAGGTCGCCTAATCGTTCCAGCCCAATGCACTCAACTCCTTTCTGATGTCGTCCtccttgttgattttgctgACCTGGGTGTCTTCCAAAGGTTCGCCGCTGGCctgcttcatcttcaaggTCTCGATGgctctcaacttcttcaacaacgatctgattttcttctcttccaacAGCGCAACTCcgccaacaacaacacctCCCTGAGAGGAAGTAGCTGCAACAGCCGGAGCCACTGGTGAGGGAGTAGCTGGAGCAGCTGGAGTAGAAGCTGGGGCAGAAGCTGGGGCAGACGATAATTGGCCAAGTCCTGGTGGTGGACCCAAAGGAGCAGCAGATGGTGCAGGAGAGCCTTCTATAGAGGGAGAGTCTTCCTTCAGGTTCTTCTTAGcttctctcttctttctgttttttTGAGCTGTCTTGGATTCCTTGATCTCTACAGGGTTGGCTCCTGGAACAACACGGGCTCTGCCACTACTAGGGTTGATTCCATTAcgctgctgttgttgtaacttcaagttgttttgAAGCTCCTTCTGGTACAAGGAAGTAGCTGTGCTTGGAGCAGAACTGCCCCTGGCATGAGGAGGACGGTATGCACCAGCAGGCTTGGAAGCAGCAGTAGCTGAAGCAGCAGCTTTCTTGGCGATGTATTCACGTGCCGAGTCATGGGCTGGTGGAGCAGGCTCCAATTGCTTCAAAGGAGGAAACTCAGCGATAGTCTGAGGCTTCCATCCAATTGCATACAACTCTTGGTACTCTTTCAAGTAAACCAATTGACCAGATGCATGCCACACCTTCAAGCCGTTATCCACACGTAAACGAGGAGAAGTCGTTGCAGTCAAGATGTAACGTCCACAAGGTGACCATTCGCACACAGAAGTGTTGGCAGCTTCAAAGGTTACGACTTTACTGAACTTGTTCTGACGATCGTATACATCTACAGTTCCCTGCAAATTGCCGAAACCGGCAACCAACACGTAACGAGCGTGAGGAGAATACAAGATGGTGTTACGTGGAGCTGTAGGTAACGAGTGGATAGCGTTAC
This Scheffersomyces stipitis CBS 6054 chromosome 3, complete sequence DNA region includes the following protein-coding sequences:
- a CDS encoding predicted protein — encoded protein: MSKSTEFFCRLPRSIELTHDYEEITPSPKAAEECRSALYSPNGAFFAYTQPNEVIVLNTKSKAELYHKIELPEVFDIYFSPQGTFLCLWCKPIQINRENGTWNNNLKIFNLKTKSLIVEWSQKHQSGWKPQFTQDEKLVAKNFNNKEIHFFDISTSSQETININQPTHKYKVADAKQPFQNFQISPGLNPSVAIFIPEASGKPASVLIYNVPNFNQPTCSKNFFKAERCQLKWNSLGTALLALASTDHDTSNKSYYGETNLYLLGIAGSYDSRIDLKREGPIHDITWSPSAREFAVIYGYMPSETTFFDARGNAIHSLPTAPRNTILYSPHARYVLVAGFGNLQGTVDVYDRQNKFSKVVTFEAANTSVCEWSPCGRYILTATTSPRLRVDNGLKVWHASGQLVYLKEYQELYAIGWKPQTIAEFPPLKQLEPAPPAHDSAREYIAKKAAASATAASKPAGAYRPPHARGSSAPSTATSLYQKELQNNLKLQQQQRNGINPSSGRARVVPGANPVEIKESKTAQKNRKKREAKKNSKEDSPSIEGSPAPSAAPLVAPAVAATSSQGGVVVGGVASLEEKKIRSLLKKLRAIETLKMKQASGEPLEDTQVSKINKEDDIRKELSALGWND